Proteins encoded within one genomic window of Triticum aestivum cultivar Chinese Spring chromosome 2D, IWGSC CS RefSeq v2.1, whole genome shotgun sequence:
- the LOC123053276 gene encoding histone H3.2: MARTKQTARKSTGGKAPRKQLATKAARKSAPATGGVKKPHRFRPGTVALREIRKYQKSTELLIRKLPFQRLVREIAQDFKTDLRFQSSAVSALQEAAEAYLVGLFEDTNLCAIHAKRVTIMPKDIQLARRIRGERA, encoded by the coding sequence ATGGCCCGCACCAAGCAGACGGCGCGCAAGTCCACCGGCGGGAAGGCGCCGCGGAAGCAGCTGGCGACGAAGGCAGCGCGCAAGTCGGCGCCGGCCACCGGCGGCGTGAAGAAGCCGCACAGGTTCCGCCCGGGAACCGTCGCCCTGCGCGAGATCCGCAAGTACCAGAAGAGCACGGAGCTGCTGATCAGGAAGCTGCCGTTCCAGCGGCTGGTGCGGGAGATCGCGCAGGACTTCAAGACGGACCTCCGGTTCCAGTCGTCTGCTGTGTCCGCGCTGCAGGAGGCCGCGGAGGCGTACCTGGTGGGGCTCTTCGAGGACACCAACCTCTGCGCCATCCACGCCAAGAGGGTCACcatcatgcccaaggacatccaGCTCGCGCGCCGCATCAGGGGCGAGAGGGCCTGA
- the LOC123053274 gene encoding G-type lectin S-receptor-like serine/threonine-protein kinase At2g19130, whose amino-acid sequence MLLHLLLLGLISTQHIPSSSAAIDSIAPGQGLVCGVSDKLVSLDGKFALGFFQPGSKSRNTLNWYLGIWFNKVPKITPVWVANRDDPITQPALVRFTISQDGNLVILDQATNSMIWSSGVSIRTNTTIGMLMNNGNLVLQNASNSSDILWQSFDHPTNTFLPGAKIGRDKVTGLTRRLVSRKNLIDPARGRYCYELVPNELILKLLNSSIAYWSSGEWNGQYFSSIPEMLSRSLIDFKFVNNTNEEYFTFTLLNDTMIMHHLLDVSGQMKTLIWDEVSQDWLGSYSNPKAQCDVYALCGPFTVCDDNSAPYCSCMKGFSIRSPDDWEQNDRSGGCVRNTPLNCGSNRSTGGMTDEFYSLSNVKLPQNADNIGAAISARECAEVCLSNCSCTAYSCTDSRCSIWREELLNVKQQHADTTETNDGAVLYLRLAAKEMQTQKPDRRVTTRILSAAIVTALGLLALILLVLLLMIQRNNRDWSGGTLKNPQDGGGIIAFRYIDLQRATRNFSEKLGAGGFGSVFKAYLTDSATMAVKRLDGACQGEKQFRAEVTSVGVIQHINLVRLIGFCCEGERRLLAYEHMPNRSLDIHLFQDNNTVLNWGTRYKIALGVARGLAYLHESCQDLIIHCDIKPQNILLDTSFVAKIADFGMAKLIGRDFSRVLTTTRGTAGYLAPEWISGVAITAKVDVYGYGMVLMEIISGRQNSFEQYTVGGDCAVFFPVHAAQMLLEGDVASLVDEKLSGDVNLEEAERLCKVACWCIQDDEFDRPTMGEVVRFLEGLSDLDTPPIPRLLQAITRRSLHPPSTYLWNESE is encoded by the coding sequence ATGCTTCTTCACCTATTACTTCTTGGCCTTATTTCCACCCAACATATTCCTTCATCCTCTGCTGCCATTGACTCCATTGCACCAGGCCAAGGACTTGTTTGCGGTGTCAGTGACAAGCTTGTCTCCCTAGATGGCAAGTTTGCGCTTGGCTTCTTCCAACCAGGCAGTAAGTCCCGCAACACCTTGAATTGGTACCTAGGCATTTGGTTTAATAAAGTACCCAAGATAACTCCTGTGTGGGTCGCAAACCGTGATGACCCAATCACACAGCCCGCTTTAGTTAGGTTCACAATTTCCCAAGATGGCAATCTTGTCATCTTAGATCAAGCCACCAATTCCATGATCTGGTCTAGCGGAGTTAGTATCAGAACCAACACCACCATTGGCATGCTCATGAACAATGGAAACCTTGTCCTACAAAATGCCTCAAACTCATCCGACATTTTGTGGCAGAGTTTTGACCACCCAACAAATACTTTCCTCCCTGGTGCAAAGATCGGCCGAGACAAGGTCACTGGTTTGACTCGCCGTCTTGTTTCCAGAAAGAACTTGATTGACCCAGCTCGTGGTCGTTACTGTTATGAGTTAGTTCCTAACGAGTTGATCCTTAAGCTTTTGAACTCATCCATAGCATACTGGTCTAGCGGGGAATGGAATGGACAGTATTTTAGCTCCATTCCAGAGATGTTAAGCCGCAGCTTGATAGACTTCAAGTTTGTCAACAACACAAATGAAGAGTACTTCACATTCACCTTACTGAACGACACGATGATCATGCATCATCTACTTGATGTTTCTGGTCAAATGAAGACTTTAATCTGGGATGAGGTCTCACAGGATTGGTTAGGTTCCTACTCCAACCCCAAAGCTCAGTGTGATGTCTATGCTCTCTGTGGACCATTCACTGTGTGCGATGATAACTCAGCTCCATATTGTAGCTGTATGAAGGGCTTCTCCATAAGATCCCCAGATGACTGGGAGCAAAATGATAGAAGTGGTGGATGCGTGAGAAATACTCCTTTAAATTGTGGCAGTAACAGGAGTACTGGAGGAATGACTGATGAATTCTACTCCTTGTCCAATGTGAAATTGCCTCAGAATGCTGACAACATAGGCGCTGCTATCAGTGCTAGAGAATGTGCAGAGGTTTGCCTGAGCAATTGCTCATGCACTGCATATTCTTGCACCGACAGTCGATGCTCCATTTGGCGTGAGGAACTCCTCAATGTAAAACAGCAGCATGCTGACACTACCGAGACAAATGATGGTGCCGTTCTTTATCTTCGCCTTGCTGCAAAAGAGATGCAAACTCAGAAACCTGACAGAAGAGTGACCACTCGGATTTTGTCAGCTGCCATTGTCACCGCACTGGGGTTGCTGGCACTCATATTGCTAGTTCTTCTACTGATGATTCAGAGAAACAATAGGGATTGGTCTGGTGGTACACTGAAAAATCCTCAAGACGGTGGTGGAATTATTGCATTTAGATACATTGATTTGCAGAGGGCAACAAGAAATTTCTCTGAGAAGCTAGGTGCCGGCGGCTTTGGTTCTGTGTTCAAGGCATATCTGACCGACTCAGCTACAATGGCAGTGAAAAGGCTTGATGGTGCTTGTCAAGGAGAAAAACAATTCAGGGCTGAGGTGACTTCAGTCGGAGTTATACAACATATCAATTTAGTTAGACTGATCGGTTTCTGTTGCGAGGGTGAACGGAGGTTACTTGCATATGAGCACATGCCAAATCGTTCTCTTGACATCCATCTATTTCAGGACAACAACACAGTTTTAAACTGGGGAACCAGGTATAAAATAGCTCTGGGAGTTGCTAGAGGGCTGGCTTACCTGCATGAGAGCTGCCAAGACTTGATCATACACTGTGATATCAAGCCACAAAATATACTTCTTGACACGTCGTTTGTTGCTAAAATTGCTGACTTTGGTATGGCCAAGTTAATAGGGAGGGATTTTAGCCGGGTTCTGACTACAACAAGAGGAACTGCAGGATACCTTGCACCCGAATGGATAAGCGGGGTTGCTATCACAGCAAAAGTCGATGTTTATGGCTATGGGATGGTGCTAATGGAAATAATATCAGGAAGACAGAATTCATTTGAACAATACACTGTAGGTGGTGATTGTGCTGTTTTCTTCCCTGTGCATGCTGCGCAAATGCTTCTCGAGGGAGATGTGGCAAGCTTGGTGGATGAAAAATTATCCGGTGATGTAAATCTAGAGGAGGCTGAACGACTATGCAAGGTTGCTTGTTGGTGCATTCAGGATGATGAGTTTGATCGGCCAACGATGGGTGAAGTTGTTCGTTTTCTAGAGGGCCTATCTGATCTTGACACGCCTCCTATTCCAAGACTACTCCAGGCCATTACAAGGAGGAGCTTGCACCCGCCATCCACCTACCTCTGGAATGAATCAGAATAA